A DNA window from Purpureocillium takamizusanense chromosome 9, complete sequence contains the following coding sequences:
- the CCC2 gene encoding Cu(2+)-transporting P-type ATPase (TransMembrane:8 (i383-403o415-437i458-481o487-507i675-696o716-739i1069-1092o1098-1117i)~BUSCO:EOG092609YT~EggNog:ENOG503NYTM~COG:P), with protein sequence MVPSPIAVPSRDPGATALLAPKTSHMATTTLRVGGMTCGACTSAVEAGFKGVNGVGSVSVSLVMERAVVMHDPKIISADSISDIIEDRGFDAEVLSTDLPSPAVSRFGDKDHEPAPDFATTTVAIEGMTCGACTSAVEGGFKDVPGVEHFSISLLAERAVIKHDPTLLTPAQIADIIGDRGFGAEIVDTQQAKSDAKAAKGGEASSDIATTTVAIEGMTCGACTSAVEGGFKGVGGVLKFNISLLAERAVITHDVTKLSPEKIAEIIDDRGFDATVLSTQFDTSDHNPSSSAAQFRIYGSPDAATAKALEEKLRALPGVNSATLSLATERLTVNHQPAVIGLRGIVEAIEAEGLNALVADSQDNNAQLESLAKTREINEWRTAFRTSLAFAIPVFIIGMVLPMCIPSLDFGKLELIPGLFLGDVTCLVLTIPVQFGIGRRFYISAYKSVKHGAPTMDVLVILGTSCAFFFSVFAMVVSLLVPPHTRPSTIFDTSTMLITFITFGRYLENRAKGQTSKALSRLMSLAPSMATIYADPIAAEKAAEAWAKTPEGHQQTPRTPLPAEPAGSAYEERVIPTELLQVGDIVIIRPGDKIPADGVMARGETYVDESMVTGEAMPVQKRLGDNVIGGTVNGNGRVDFRVTRAGRDTQLSQIVKLVQEAQTTRAPIQQLADTLAGYFVPTILILGLITFLSWMVLSHVLPNPPQIFLQDASGGKIMVCVKLCISVIVFACPCALGLATPTAVMVGTGIGAENGILIKGGGALERTTKVTKVVLDKTGTITYGKMSVAKMTAVPLWKDNDWRRRLWWSIVGLAEMGSEHPVGKAILGAAKDELGIEAEGAIAGSVGEFKVMVGKGVQALVEPHSSADRVRYRVLAGNLGHLQENGVEIPEDAIEASEELNAAANKKKHQVKSSTAGTTNIFVAIDGKYAGHLCLSDVIKDGAAGAIAVLHRMGVKTAIVTGDRRSTALAVAAAVGISSDDVFAGVSPDQKQAIVKQMQSQGEIVAMVGDGINDSPALATADVGIAMSSGTDVAMEAADVVLMRPTDLMGIPAALHLTRTIFRRIKLNLAWACMYNLVGLPVAMGFFLPLGFHMHPMMAGFAMACSSVSVVVSSLLLKLWRRPRWMEEAEAEQKGTQLRWVTGRGIIGWAREMVSRRTRRKGEEGYVPLQNLES encoded by the exons ATGGTTCCCTCTCCCATTGCTGTCCCATCGAGGGACCCTGGCGCAACCGCACTCCTTGCGCCAAAGACATCGCACATGGCCACCACGACGTTGCGCGTGGGCGGCATGAC ctgcggcgcctgcacATCGGCCGTTGAAGCTGGCTTCAAAGGTGTTAATGGTGTCGGGAGCGTCTCCGTCAGCCTCGTCATGGAGCGCGCTGTCGTCATGCACGACCCCAAGATCATCTCCGCCGACAGCATTTCCGACATCATCGAGGACcgcggcttcgacgccgaggtcctCTCCACCGACCTACCGAGCCCTGCCGTGAGTCGCTTCGGTGACAAGGACCACGAGCCGGCCCCCGACTTCGCGACCACGACGGTGGCCATCGAGGGCATGACCTGTGGCGCGTGCACCTctgccgtcgagggcggcttcaAGGACGTTCCCGGTGTCGAGCACTTCAGCATCTCCCTGCTCGCCGAACGCGCCGTCATCAAGCACGACCCGACGCTGCTCACGCCTGCCCAGATTGCCGACATCATCGGGGACAGGGGCTTCGGCGCAGAGATTGTCGATACGCAACAGGCAAAATCCgacgccaaggccgccaagggaGGCGAAGCATCGAGCGACATTGCGACCACGACGGTTGCCATTGAAGGCATGACGTGTGGCGCCTGCACCTCGGCCGTTGAAGGTGGATtcaagggcgtcggcggcgtgctcaAGTTCAACATCAGCCTCCTGGCTGAGCGGGCCGTCATAACCCACGACGTCACCAAACTTTCTCCAGAAAAGATTGCGGAAATCATCGACGACCGGGGCTTCGACGCCACTGTCCTCTCCACCCAGTTCGACACGAGCGACCAcaacccctcctcctcggctgccCAGTTCCGAATTTACGGCAGCCCCGACGCAGCCACAGcaaaggcgctcgaggagaagctgcgAGCCCTTCCGGGTGTCAACTCTGCCACCCTCAGCCTGGCAACGGAGCGCCTCACCGTCAACCACCAGCCCGCCGTCATCGGGCTGCGTGGTATagtcgaggccatcgaggcaGAGGGCCTCAATGCGCTGGTCGCAGATAGTCAGGACAATAATGCGCAGCTCGAGTCGCTCGCAAAGACGCGGGAGATTAACGAATGGCGCACTGCGTTTAGGACGTCGCTGGCCTTTGCCATccccgtcttcatcatcggcaTGGTTCTGCCCATGTGCATCCCTTCGCTAGACTTTGGCAAGCTGGAGCTCATCCCCGGCCTCTTCCTTGGCGACGTCACATGTTTGGTCCTTACGATACCCGTGCAGTTCGGCATTGGCAGGCGGTTTTACATTTCTGCGTACAAGTCGGTCAAACACGGCGCGCCTACTATGGACGTGCTTGTCATCCTGGGCACGTCGTGCGCCTTCTTCTTTAGCGTCTTTGCGATGGTGGTCTCGCtgctcgtgccgccgcaCACGAGGCCGAGCACGATTTTTGACACAAGCACCATGCTCATCACCTTCATCACCTTTGGCCGCTACTTGGAGAACCGGGCCAAGGGCCAGACGTCCAAGGCGCTGTCGCGGCTCATGTCGCTCGCTCCGTCCATGGCGACCATCTACGCGGACCCCATTGCCGCCgaaaaggccgccgaggcctgGGCCAAGACCCCCGAGGGCCACCAGCAGACGCCCAGAACACCTCttcccgccgagcccgcgggTTCTGCCTACGAGGAGCGCGTTATCCCAACGGAGCTCCTCCAGGTCGgcgacatcgtcatcatccgGCCAGGCGACAAGAttcccgccgacggcgtTATGGCTCGCGGAGAGACATACGTTGACGAGAGCATGGTCACGGGAGAGGCGATGCCCGTGCAAAAGCGCTTGGGAGATAACGTCATTGGAGGGAccgtcaacggcaacgggCGGGTCGATTTCCGCGTTACGCGTGCCGGCAGAGACACGCAGCTCAGTCAAATCGTGAAGCTTGTCCAGGaggcgcagacgacgagggcaccTATTCAGCAGCTGGCCGACACGCTGGCCGGCTACTTTGTTCCTACGATCTTGATTTTGGGCCTCATCACCTTCCTGTCTTGGATGGTGCTGAGCCATGTGCTGCCGAACCCCCCACAGATCTTCCTTCAGGACGCTAGCGGCGGAAAGATCATGGTGTGCGTGAAGCTGTGCATCTCAGTCATTGTATTTGCGTGTCCCTGCGCGTTGGGCCTCGCTACCCCCACGGCCGTCATGGTGGGGACTGGCATCGGTGCCGAGAACGGCATTCTGatcaagggcggcggtgctctAGAGAGAACCACCAAGGTCACCAAGGTCGTGCTTGACAAGACGGGGACCATTACCTACGGCAAAATGAGCGTCGCCAAGATGACGGCGGTGCCTCTGTGGAAAGACAACgattggcggcgccgtctgTGGTGGAGCATcgtcggcctggccgagATGGGCAGCGAGCACCCTGTGGGCAAGGCAATCCTCGGTGCTGCCAAGGATGAACTGGGTATCGAGGCTGAGGGCGCCATCGCGGGGAGCGTGGGCGAGTTCAAGGTCATGGTCGGCAAGGGAGTCCAGGCCCTCGTGGAGCCGCACTCATCGGCCGACAGGGTCCGCTACCGAGTCCTTGCCGGCAACCTTGGTCATCTGCAGGAGAATGGCGTCGAGATTCCTGAGGATGCCATTGAGGCGTCCGAGGAGCTCAATGCTGCcgccaacaagaagaagcaccAGGTCAAATCATCAACCGCCGGGACGACCAACATCTTTGTGGCCATTGACGGCAAGTACGCGGGGCACCTGTGTCTCTCAGACGTCATCAAGGacggggcggccggggccATCGCTGTGCTGCACCGCATGGGAGTCAAGACTGCGATTGTCACGGGCGAccggcgctcgacggcgctcgccgtggccgcggccgtgggcaTCTCTTCCGACGACGTCTTCGCCGGCGTCAGCCCGGACCAGAAGCAGGCCATTGTCAAGCAGATGCAGTCCCAGGGCGAGATCGTGGCCATGGTGGGTGACGGCATCAACGACTCGCCCGCGCTCGCGACGGCagacgtcggcatcgccatgtcCAGCGGTACGGACGTTGCTATGGAGGCTGCCGACGTGGTGCTGATGCGGCCCACGGACCTGATGGGGATccccgcggcgctgcacctGACGCGGACCATCTTCCGGCGCATCAAGCTGAATCTGGCGTGGGCGTGCATGTACAACCTCGTCGGGCTGCCCGTGGCCATGGGCTTCTTCCTGCCGCTGGGCTTCCACATGCACCCGATGATGGCCGGCTTCGCcatggcctgcagcagcgtgaGCGTCGTGGTGAGCAGCTTGCTGCTCAAGCTCTGGCGGAGGCCGCggtggatggaggaggccgaggcggagcaaAAGGGAACGCAGCTGCGGTGGGTGACGGGccgcggcatcatcggctgGGCGAGGGAGATGGTGTCGAGGAGAACGAGGCggaagggcgaggagggttACGTGCCGCTGCAAAACCTGGAGTCGTAG
- a CDS encoding uncharacterized protein (EggNog:ENOG503P1FP~SECRETED:SignalP(1-33~SECRETED:cutsite=VDA-ER~SECRETED:prob=0.6829)), whose protein sequence is MPLINFMRRNLVLSTCVAMLVMVFLFTQPSVDAERLRNMIPHRPSTPGSSNQNVTIPDHVLAQSTAVPPASTESPSAQANASGEAPKPGHQKGTKKVRTSQLHYLIPASRANVQLCYNLVSSAVNRYPVPTLLGWNGAGEFDAAVTHLAKLRAMQRYLRALQPQEDKDLVLIVDGYDIIQQLPPEVIIERYFDIAAHADVQLAERFGISTGEARERNLRQTIFWGPDKICFPMEPRAPRCWAAPPSSLGPHAFGPASWTGDMIFADPRWLNSGTVIGPVDDVRRLIDATMDEIDATHNPEYEFRESDQYYISNVWARQEYWRSKTAAKGGEVPGGPPDRVIPDKRSDGQDTEFHASIEYESALFQTKAGYEPFIGYLQFNESGLAATMNVDMFGLGDKFAPFTIPMPENVHSALTKLYDSIPEAHPGQLSSDWIRTVNLGVNYVTKHIYGLWHCTGPKEFIDREYPTFWWYPFVKSLLKAAVRSSQSNDLITSRPIDGRMWVAKTRYPDDEALHEEYGGAWSDEVPGGMFVPWSQVCGPHEELLFRGEQGPILVPASPPSGPLVRRVQVRQQW, encoded by the exons ATGCCACTAATCAACTTTATGCGCCGCAACTTGGTGCTATCCACATGCGTTGCCATGCTGGTAATGGTGTTTCTGTTCACACAGCCGAGCGTGGATGCA GAGCGGTTAAGAAACATGATTCCGCATCGGCCAAGCACGCCGGGTTCATCGAACCAGAACGTTACCATTCCTGACCATGTCCTCGCGCAGTCGACGGCCGTACCTCCGGCGTCCACAGAATCGCCTAGCGCTCAAGCAAACGCCTCCGGGGAGGCACCAAAGCCGGGCCACCAGAAAGGCACGAAGAAGGTCCGGACATCGCAGCTGCACTACCTGATACCCGCAAGTAGAGCAAACGTCCAGCTTTGCTACAACCTTGTCTCCTCGGCAGTCAATAGATACCCGGTCCCCACGCTGCTCGGCTGGAACGGTGCCGGCGAATTTGATGCCGCCGTGACACACCTAGCCAAGCTACGGGCCATGCAACGGTACCTTCGCGCCTTACAACCGCAAGAGGACAAGGACCTCGTGCTTATAGTCGACGGGTACGACATTATCCAGCAACTGCCGCCCGAAGTCATCATCGAGCGCTACTTTGACattgccgcccatgccgacgtccagctcgccgagagGTTCGGGATTTCGACCGGGGAGGCCAGGGAGCGCAACCTCCGGCAGACCATCTTCTGGGGTCCCGACAAGATTTGCTTCCCCATGGAGCCCCGGGCACCTCGCTGCTGGGCAGCCCCGCCCTCTTCATTGGGGCCGCACGCCTTTGGACCAGCCTCATGGACCGGAGATATGATCTTTGCAGATCCACGCTGGTTGAACTCGGGCACTGTTATCGgtcccgtcgacgacgtgagAAGGCTCATCGATGCTACCATGGACGAGATAGACGCTACACATAACCCTGAGTACGAGTTTCGCGAGTCGGACCAGTACTATATCTCAAACGTCTGGGCTCGGCAAGAGTACTGGCGAtccaagacggcggcgaaagGGGGAGAGGTGCCAGGCGGGCCTCCTGATCGCGTCATCCCCGACAAACGATCTGACGGCCAAGACACGGAGTTTCACGCATCTATCGAATACGAGTCGGCTTTGTTCCAGACCAAAGCTGGATACGAGCCCTTCATTGGCTATCTGCAGTTTAACGAGAGCGGACTCGCGGCTACAATGAACGTTGACATGTTTGGCCTTGGCGACAAATTTGCGCCCTTTACGATACCCATGCCCGAGAACGTGCACTCTGCGCTCACGAAGCTCTACGATTCGATACCCGAAGCACATCCCGGACAACTGTCCAGCGACTGGATTCGCACAGTCAACCTTGGTGTCAACTACGTGACCAAACACATCTATGGCCTTTGGCACTGCACGGGACCAAAGGAGTTTATCGACAGAGAGTATCCCACGTTTTGGTGGTATCCCTTTGTCAAGTCGCTGCTCAAGGCGGCGGTCCGGTCATCCCAGTCAAACGACCTCATAACCTCGCGGCCCATCGACGGGCGCATGTGGGTAGCCAAGACAAGGTACCCAGACGACGAAGCCTTGCACGAAGAGTACGGAGGTGCATGGTCGGACGAGGTGCCCGGAGGAATGTTTGTGCCCTGGAGCCAAGTATGTGGCCCTCACGAGGAACTACTCTTCCGGGGTGAACAGGGTCCAATATTggtgccggcgtcgccaccTTCTGGTCCGCTGGTGAGGCGAGTGCAGGTGAGGCAGCAATGGTAG